The Verrucomicrobium spinosum DSM 4136 = JCM 18804 genome includes a region encoding these proteins:
- a CDS encoding efflux RND transporter periplasmic adaptor subunit: MNPLPYLCLAALALALVGCSHQAAEPPVGSTVKPVEEAPPLEVTVQPAEPQAMPRFLRVTGELKGDHEALVASNAAGKVVEAAVERGMAVKKGSVLIKLDDRSARLSLQEAEATLAETKLKTEWQNRELARNEPLARTKAISDADYQRFKVDVAAAEAGLAAAVARRDQAQKALDDTQIRAPFDGTVAERLTEAGEYVSTSSQVVNLVATQTLRLQLYIPETAVGGIQQGQKVEFMVPARPGRNFTGVVKHVGASVRESARDLIIEAEVANEDQQLKPGMFAEGRLLLPEEKVLTVPLTAVKTEGPTRRVFVVKDGQVVERLVEVGETRGDRVEIRQGVVAGDMVIVSPGPGAADGAKVKLTAQL; the protein is encoded by the coding sequence ATGAATCCTCTCCCTTATCTGTGCCTGGCCGCGCTCGCGCTCGCGCTCGTGGGATGCTCCCACCAGGCCGCTGAGCCGCCCGTGGGCTCCACCGTGAAGCCGGTGGAAGAAGCGCCGCCGCTGGAAGTGACGGTGCAGCCCGCCGAGCCCCAGGCAATGCCGCGCTTCCTCCGGGTGACGGGCGAGCTGAAAGGGGATCACGAGGCCCTGGTGGCCTCCAATGCGGCAGGCAAGGTGGTGGAGGCTGCCGTGGAGCGCGGCATGGCAGTGAAGAAGGGCAGCGTGCTCATCAAGCTGGATGACCGCAGTGCCCGGCTCTCCCTCCAGGAGGCAGAGGCCACCCTGGCAGAGACCAAGCTCAAGACAGAGTGGCAGAACCGGGAACTGGCCCGCAATGAACCGCTGGCGAGGACGAAGGCGATCTCTGATGCGGACTACCAGCGCTTCAAGGTGGATGTGGCTGCGGCAGAGGCCGGGCTGGCGGCGGCGGTGGCACGGCGGGACCAGGCGCAGAAGGCGCTGGATGACACGCAGATCCGCGCGCCCTTCGACGGCACGGTGGCGGAGCGCCTGACTGAGGCGGGCGAATATGTCAGCACCAGCTCTCAGGTGGTGAACCTGGTGGCCACGCAGACCCTGCGGCTGCAGTTGTACATTCCTGAAACTGCGGTCGGCGGCATCCAGCAAGGGCAGAAGGTGGAGTTCATGGTGCCTGCCAGACCGGGCCGGAACTTCACCGGCGTGGTGAAGCACGTGGGGGCATCCGTGCGGGAGTCGGCGCGGGATTTGATCATCGAGGCCGAGGTGGCCAATGAGGACCAGCAGCTCAAGCCGGGCATGTTTGCCGAAGGCCGCCTGCTGCTCCCGGAGGAGAAGGTGCTGACGGTGCCGCTCACGGCCGTGAAGACGGAGGGGCCCACGCGCCGCGTCTTTGTGGTGAAGGACGGCCAGGTGGTGGAGCGCCTGGTGGAGGTGGGCGAGACCCGCGGGGATCGTGTGGAGATCCGCCAGGGTGTGGTGGCCGGGGACATGGTGATCGTCTCCCCCGGACCGGGCGCTGCGGATGGCGCGAAGGTGAAGCTGACCGCCCAGCTTTGA
- a CDS encoding TetR/AcrR family transcriptional regulator gives MQTVASKKNEPSVTRERLIEAALKVYARDGLARATTRVIAEEAGVNEVTLFRHFQNKEGLLSEAMRHFVESMGSQDIGEQEAWTSNLKENLRRFATGLYDKMVQDEAFVRTMVGEAHRHPEHARTIILDTVRPIRARFVQNLEAARTAGHVRPDVDLTIAVEAFTSMLLGGMLKITANCSEGYTGEDYVAVCADLFHAGIASPQSVG, from the coding sequence ATGCAGACTGTGGCCTCTAAAAAGAACGAACCCTCTGTCACCCGCGAGCGCTTGATCGAGGCCGCGCTGAAGGTGTATGCCCGGGACGGACTGGCCCGGGCGACGACCCGCGTGATCGCTGAGGAGGCGGGGGTGAATGAGGTGACCCTGTTCCGGCACTTCCAGAACAAGGAGGGGCTGCTCTCAGAGGCGATGCGGCACTTCGTCGAGTCCATGGGGAGCCAGGACATTGGCGAGCAGGAGGCCTGGACGAGCAATCTGAAAGAGAACCTGCGACGCTTTGCCACCGGCCTGTATGACAAGATGGTGCAGGATGAGGCCTTCGTCCGCACGATGGTGGGAGAGGCGCACCGGCACCCGGAGCACGCCCGCACGATCATCCTGGATACCGTGCGCCCCATCCGCGCCCGCTTTGTGCAGAACCTGGAGGCCGCCCGCACGGCCGGGCATGTCCGGCCGGATGTGGACCTGACCATCGCGGTGGAGGCCTTCACCAGCATGCTGCTGGGCGGCATGCTCAAGATCACGGCCAACTGCTCTGAGGGCTACACCGGCGAGGACTACGTGGCGGTGTGTGCGGACCTCTTCCACGCCGGGATCGCCAGCCCGCAGAGCGTTGGCTGA
- a CDS encoding efflux RND transporter periplasmic adaptor subunit: protein MKLSPAPIAFSTLICLGLASCLPKKEAAGPPPAMPPTVVSVEHPVKKQITEWDEFTGRLDASASVNLYSQVTGYLKSVHFQDGSEVKKGDLLFTVDPRPFKATLDMTVAQQVQARVKLELTRNEFDRATKLLAAKAISAEDYDTRAKAVREAEAGLQVADATVEKAKLDVEYTEIKAPVDGRIGRRLMDPGGLVVGGPMGASLLGSIVSLDPMYCYIDADELTVLRYQRLNRTGGGAAKEEDRIQCEMALADDVGFPHKGVIDFMDNRLDPNTGTIQVRMLIANPRPERGQRVLQPGYFARVRVPGNGTQEALLVDDKAIGADLAQKVVMVVDDNNIVTPRPVEVGPVIDGKRVIRKGLTEKDRVISHGFVAKIRPGMPVDPKTPEEAAKLQAQAAPAAAAGH from the coding sequence ATGAAGTTAAGCCCCGCCCCTATTGCCTTTTCCACCCTCATCTGCCTGGGCCTCGCCTCGTGCCTGCCCAAGAAAGAGGCTGCTGGCCCCCCGCCTGCCATGCCGCCCACCGTGGTGAGCGTGGAGCACCCGGTCAAAAAGCAGATCACCGAGTGGGATGAGTTCACCGGTCGTCTGGATGCCTCCGCGTCTGTGAATCTCTACTCCCAGGTGACCGGCTATCTGAAGAGCGTCCACTTCCAAGACGGCAGCGAGGTGAAAAAGGGCGACCTGCTCTTCACCGTGGATCCCCGCCCCTTCAAGGCCACCCTGGACATGACGGTGGCCCAGCAGGTGCAGGCCCGCGTGAAGCTGGAGCTCACCCGGAACGAGTTCGACCGCGCTACGAAGCTCCTGGCCGCCAAGGCCATCTCTGCTGAAGACTACGACACCCGCGCCAAAGCCGTGCGTGAGGCTGAAGCCGGGCTCCAGGTAGCGGATGCGACGGTGGAGAAAGCCAAGCTCGACGTCGAGTACACAGAGATCAAGGCCCCGGTGGACGGCCGCATTGGCCGTCGCCTCATGGACCCGGGCGGACTCGTCGTGGGCGGCCCGATGGGGGCCTCCCTCCTGGGCTCCATTGTGAGCCTGGACCCCATGTACTGCTATATTGATGCGGATGAACTCACCGTGCTGCGCTACCAGCGGCTCAACCGCACCGGCGGCGGCGCGGCCAAGGAGGAAGACCGCATCCAGTGCGAGATGGCCCTGGCCGATGATGTAGGCTTCCCGCACAAGGGGGTGATCGACTTCATGGACAACCGCCTGGACCCGAACACCGGCACCATCCAGGTGCGCATGCTCATCGCCAACCCCCGCCCAGAGCGCGGCCAGCGCGTGCTCCAGCCCGGCTACTTCGCCCGTGTGCGGGTACCTGGCAACGGCACCCAGGAAGCTCTGCTCGTCGATGACAAGGCCATCGGGGCGGATCTCGCGCAGAAGGTCGTCATGGTCGTGGATGACAACAATATCGTTACACCCCGCCCGGTGGAGGTCGGCCCCGTCATCGATGGCAAGCGCGTGATCCGCAAGGGGCTCACCGAGAAAGATCGCGTCATCTCCCACGGCTTCGTCGCCAAGATCCGCCCCGGCATGCCGGTGGATCCCAAGACGCCGGAGGAGGCCGCCAAGCTCCAGGCCCAGGCCGCGCCTGCCGCTGCCGCTGGTCATTGA
- a CDS encoding efflux RND transporter permease subunit yields MNFAKFFIDRPIFAAVLSILITLVGGISLFTLPIEQYPEVAPPTVVVTASYPGANPQVVSETVANPIEQEINGVENMLYMSSACTADGVCTITVTFKLGTDLDMAQVQVQNRVSIATAKLPEEVRRLGITTIKQSPNLAMVVHLLSPNDTYDSLYVGNYAFLNVKDHLARLPGVGSVQVFGARDYAMRIWLDPDKISSRSMTPSEVVAAIREQNVQVAAGVLGAQPAPAGTPYQLTVTTQGRLTEPSQFENIIVKRGENGQVTRVKDVARVELAARDYNLDSFLNGKPAAALVLFQLPGSNALETRQAVGKKMDELSSAFPPGLKYDIVYDTTIFTQKSIDAVVHTFIEALLLVVLVVIVFLQNWRASLIPLLAVPVSIVGTFLVMKLFGFSLNNLTLFGLVLAIGIVVDDAIVVVENVERNMALGLSPLQAARRAMEEVSGPVVAVAVVLTAVFVPTAFMTGLTGQFYKQFALTIAVSTIISAFNSLTLSPALSAILLKPHHAKPDFFQRLLNFFFGWFFKLFNWTFDKLTAAYSGVVKGTLRLALVALLLYGGLLYLTVDLFNKVPTGFVPPADKGFIIAFAQLPDGASLERTREVTLRMGRIARSIPGVVNSVEFPGFNPLVGGNMPNSGVAFIGLEDFEKRKGDPSKSLESILGQMMGQFAGIEEALALCFPSPSVDGIGMVGGFKLQIKDNLAQGKDALAGAAFNMMFKAAEVPGLAGVFTTIRPNVPQVHVEVDRVKAKSMGVQLSDVFDTLQICLGSLYVNDFNRFGRVYQVTAQADAKFRLVPSDITRLKVRNDKGGMVPLGTLVKVSEVTGLDVASRFNTAASADLTGNVLPGTSSGQAIAAIEKLAKEQLPPGFSIDWTELTLQEILAGNAAVYIFPLCVIFVFLALAAQYESWTLPLAIILIVPMCILSALLGITYLPSLFAMLGLPHQMLDNNIFTQIGLVVLVGLASKNAILIVEFAKQLEDQGKPLFEATVEAARLRLRPILMTSFAFILGVLPLVLSQGAGAEMRRTLGTAVFAGMIGVTIFGLILTPVFYLVIRKLTGSKKKKVVEAEPAHPVKEVVASH; encoded by the coding sequence ATGAACTTTGCCAAATTCTTCATCGACCGGCCCATCTTCGCGGCCGTGCTCTCGATTCTGATCACCCTGGTGGGAGGCATCTCCCTCTTCACCCTCCCCATTGAGCAGTACCCGGAGGTGGCCCCGCCCACCGTGGTGGTGACCGCCTCCTACCCCGGTGCGAACCCCCAGGTGGTGTCTGAGACGGTGGCCAACCCCATTGAGCAGGAGATCAACGGGGTGGAAAACATGCTCTACATGTCCTCCGCCTGCACGGCAGACGGCGTGTGTACCATCACCGTGACCTTTAAGCTGGGCACAGACCTGGACATGGCCCAGGTGCAGGTGCAGAACCGCGTGTCCATCGCCACCGCGAAGCTGCCTGAGGAAGTGCGGCGTCTCGGCATCACGACCATCAAGCAGTCGCCCAACCTCGCCATGGTGGTGCACCTGCTCTCCCCCAATGACACCTATGACAGCCTGTACGTAGGAAACTACGCCTTCCTGAACGTGAAGGACCACCTGGCCCGTCTCCCCGGCGTAGGCTCCGTGCAGGTCTTCGGCGCGCGGGACTACGCCATGCGCATCTGGCTGGACCCGGACAAGATCTCCTCCCGCAGCATGACCCCCTCTGAGGTGGTCGCCGCCATCCGTGAGCAGAACGTGCAGGTGGCCGCCGGGGTGCTCGGGGCCCAGCCCGCCCCCGCTGGCACGCCGTACCAGCTCACCGTCACCACCCAGGGCCGCCTTACTGAGCCCTCCCAGTTTGAGAACATCATCGTCAAGCGCGGCGAGAACGGCCAGGTGACGCGGGTGAAAGACGTGGCCCGTGTGGAGCTGGCCGCCCGTGATTATAACCTCGACTCCTTTCTCAATGGCAAGCCAGCCGCCGCGCTCGTGCTCTTCCAGCTCCCCGGCTCCAATGCGCTGGAGACCCGCCAGGCCGTGGGTAAGAAGATGGACGAGCTCTCCTCCGCCTTCCCACCCGGGCTGAAGTACGACATCGTGTATGACACCACCATCTTCACGCAGAAGTCCATCGACGCCGTGGTACACACCTTTATCGAGGCCCTCCTGCTCGTGGTGCTCGTGGTCATCGTCTTCCTGCAGAACTGGCGCGCTTCCTTGATCCCGCTGCTCGCCGTGCCGGTCTCCATCGTGGGCACCTTCCTGGTGATGAAACTGTTCGGCTTCTCGCTGAACAACCTCACGCTCTTCGGCCTCGTGCTCGCCATCGGCATCGTCGTGGATGACGCCATCGTGGTGGTGGAGAACGTGGAACGCAACATGGCCCTCGGCCTCTCCCCGCTCCAGGCCGCCCGACGCGCCATGGAGGAGGTGAGCGGCCCGGTCGTCGCCGTGGCCGTGGTGCTCACCGCCGTGTTCGTCCCCACCGCCTTCATGACCGGTCTGACCGGCCAGTTCTACAAGCAGTTCGCGTTGACGATCGCCGTCTCCACCATCATCTCCGCGTTCAACTCCCTCACGCTCTCCCCCGCCCTCAGCGCCATCCTGCTGAAGCCCCACCACGCGAAGCCGGACTTCTTCCAGCGCCTGCTGAACTTCTTCTTCGGCTGGTTCTTCAAGCTCTTCAACTGGACCTTCGACAAGCTCACCGCCGCCTACTCCGGCGTGGTGAAAGGCACCTTGAGACTCGCTCTCGTCGCCCTGCTCCTCTACGGTGGCCTCCTCTACCTCACGGTGGATCTCTTCAACAAGGTGCCCACCGGCTTCGTGCCGCCTGCAGACAAGGGCTTCATCATCGCCTTCGCCCAGCTTCCAGACGGTGCCTCGCTGGAGCGTACTCGTGAGGTCACGCTGCGCATGGGCAGGATCGCCCGCAGCATCCCCGGCGTGGTGAACAGCGTGGAGTTCCCCGGCTTCAACCCGCTGGTCGGGGGGAACATGCCCAACTCCGGCGTGGCCTTCATCGGTCTGGAGGACTTCGAGAAACGCAAGGGCGATCCGTCCAAGAGCCTCGAGTCCATCCTGGGCCAGATGATGGGCCAGTTCGCCGGGATCGAGGAAGCACTCGCCCTTTGCTTCCCCTCCCCCTCCGTGGACGGCATCGGGATGGTCGGCGGCTTCAAGCTCCAGATCAAAGACAACCTCGCCCAGGGCAAGGACGCGCTCGCCGGGGCCGCCTTCAACATGATGTTCAAGGCCGCTGAAGTCCCCGGTCTGGCCGGGGTCTTCACCACCATCCGCCCGAATGTGCCCCAGGTGCACGTAGAGGTGGACCGTGTGAAGGCGAAGAGCATGGGCGTGCAGTTGAGCGATGTGTTCGACACCCTGCAGATCTGCCTGGGCTCCCTGTACGTGAATGACTTCAACCGCTTCGGTCGCGTGTATCAGGTGACGGCGCAGGCGGATGCCAAGTTCCGTCTCGTGCCGTCAGACATCACCCGGCTGAAAGTGCGCAATGACAAGGGCGGCATGGTCCCGCTCGGCACCCTGGTCAAGGTCTCAGAAGTCACCGGGCTGGATGTCGCCTCCCGCTTCAATACCGCCGCCAGTGCCGACCTCACCGGGAACGTCCTGCCAGGCACCTCTTCCGGGCAGGCCATCGCTGCGATTGAAAAGCTCGCCAAAGAGCAGCTCCCGCCGGGCTTCTCCATCGACTGGACGGAACTCACCCTGCAGGAGATCCTGGCTGGCAACGCCGCCGTGTACATCTTCCCGCTGTGCGTGATCTTCGTCTTCCTGGCACTGGCCGCCCAGTATGAAAGCTGGACCCTGCCACTGGCCATCATCCTCATCGTGCCCATGTGCATCCTCTCCGCGCTGCTGGGGATCACGTACCTGCCCTCCCTGTTTGCCATGTTGGGCCTGCCCCATCAGATGCTGGACAACAACATCTTCACCCAGATCGGGCTCGTGGTGTTGGTGGGCCTGGCGTCGAAAAACGCCATCCTCATCGTCGAGTTCGCCAAGCAGCTTGAGGATCAGGGCAAGCCGCTCTTTGAGGCCACGGTGGAGGCCGCCCGCCTCCGTCTGCGCCCCATCTTGATGACCAGCTTCGCCTTCATCCTCGGCGTGCTTCCGCTCGTGCTCTCACAGGGGGCCGGTGCAGAGATGCGCCGCACCCTGGGCACGGCCGTGTTTGCCGGCATGATCGGCGTCACCATCTTCGGCCTCATCCTCACCCCCGTCTTCTACCTCGTGATCCGGAAACTCACCGGCAGCAAGAAGAAGAAGGTGGTGGAGGCAGAACCTGCCCATCCGGTCAAGGAAGTTGTCGCCAGCCACTGA
- a CDS encoding efflux transporter outer membrane subunit — protein MNLRLHPAWHMLSLCLLSACAVGPNPKTPETQVGAQFDNKNQGGYVTAPTVAQWWRRYNDPKLNSLVDRAIASNLDLKIAAARVEEARALRAAVRYDYFPTVTSAASYTNQRQSKAASSPGLDRTSELYDAGLDASWELDFWGRVRRSNWAARADVRAAEAAVEDGLVLVTAEVASTYLELRGLQHQLAVRRRNADNQQQTLKLTESLLQGGRGTELDTSRARAQLNSTLAAIPLIEGLIAQDIHRLSVLIGTTPSTLKPELIKPRPIPTLPSIVRIGNPSELLRRRPDIRAVEADLEAATHRVGVATADLFPRVTFNGTASLQADSFSGPWSGANSFGPRISWAAFDLGRVKAQINAANARVDAQVSTYYKTVLGALEETENALVTFGRQRARRNYLSESATASEQAANLARERYQNGVADFLTVLDAERVLLEAQSLLAESQTATATSQVAIYKALGGGWEGIGASGRNSGTGAAPK, from the coding sequence ATGAACCTACGCCTCCACCCTGCCTGGCACATGCTTTCCTTGTGCCTGCTTTCAGCCTGCGCCGTCGGCCCCAACCCCAAGACTCCGGAAACACAGGTCGGAGCCCAGTTCGACAACAAGAACCAGGGCGGTTATGTCACCGCTCCCACCGTGGCCCAGTGGTGGCGTCGCTACAACGATCCCAAGCTCAACAGCCTGGTCGATCGTGCCATCGCCAGCAACCTGGACCTGAAGATTGCCGCCGCCCGTGTGGAAGAAGCCCGCGCCCTGCGTGCCGCCGTCCGCTACGACTACTTCCCCACCGTCACCTCCGCCGCCAGCTACACGAACCAGCGCCAGAGCAAGGCCGCCAGCTCCCCGGGACTGGACCGCACCTCTGAGCTGTATGACGCCGGTCTGGACGCCTCCTGGGAGCTCGACTTCTGGGGCCGCGTGCGCCGCAGCAACTGGGCCGCCAGGGCAGATGTGCGCGCCGCAGAAGCCGCCGTGGAAGACGGTCTCGTGCTCGTCACCGCAGAGGTCGCCAGCACCTACCTCGAACTCCGCGGCCTGCAGCACCAGCTTGCCGTACGCCGCCGCAACGCCGACAACCAGCAGCAGACGCTGAAGCTCACCGAGAGCCTCCTCCAAGGCGGCCGCGGCACCGAGCTCGACACCTCCCGTGCCCGTGCCCAACTGAACTCCACCCTCGCCGCGATCCCCCTCATTGAGGGTCTCATCGCGCAGGACATCCACCGCCTGAGCGTCCTCATCGGCACCACGCCGTCCACGCTCAAGCCGGAGCTCATCAAGCCCAGGCCGATCCCCACGCTGCCCAGCATCGTCCGCATTGGCAACCCCTCTGAGCTGCTCCGCCGCCGCCCAGACATCCGTGCCGTGGAGGCCGATCTCGAGGCCGCCACTCACCGGGTGGGAGTCGCCACCGCCGACCTCTTCCCCCGCGTGACCTTCAACGGCACCGCCTCTCTCCAGGCAGACAGCTTCAGCGGTCCCTGGTCTGGAGCCAACTCCTTCGGCCCCCGCATCTCGTGGGCAGCCTTCGACCTTGGTCGCGTGAAAGCGCAGATCAATGCCGCCAATGCCCGTGTGGATGCCCAGGTATCCACCTATTACAAGACGGTGCTCGGTGCGCTTGAGGAAACGGAAAACGCCCTGGTCACCTTCGGTCGCCAGCGCGCCCGCCGCAACTACCTCAGCGAATCCGCCACTGCCTCAGAGCAGGCCGCCAACCTCGCCCGCGAGCGCTATCAGAACGGTGTGGCTGACTTCCTGACCGTGCTCGACGCCGAGCGCGTGCTCCTGGAAGCCCAGAGCCTCCTGGCCGAAAGCCAGACCGCCACCGCCACCTCCCAGGTCGCCATCTACAAGGCCCTCGGCGGCGGTTGGGAAGGCATCGGTGCCTCCGGCAGAAACTCCGGCACCGGCGCTGCGCCCAAGTGA